A genomic stretch from Erysipelothrix sp. HDW6C includes:
- a CDS encoding HAD-IC family P-type ATPase, producing MHLPKGLTQQDVQQRINQGAINTLPKPDIKTNGEIIRNNICTLFNLFNLVIAIALILVGAYSSILFMGVIISNTAIFIVQEIRSRNLVQKLNILITPHTKVVRDDSLIAIENEHIVLDDIVCFEAGNQISCDSSIISGFVEVNESLLTGEIDPIDKQPGDVLLSGSFVISGTCFAKVTHVGNDNYASKVTQSVKTERVISSDLLNTFTSVTKLTSYFIIPIGALLMTQSLLFRHETLYQSVVNTASALLGMLPQGLVLLTTLTLMSAVLKLGARKSLVQDLYAIETLSQIDVLCLDKTGTLTQGQMEVMHVEHLHPQFETYVSAYIHASSDNNATMLALRNEYRSDQSLPFDSIIPFASSRKWGAINFSNGHTFIIGAPDILLPSHKLSAKIQDFQNNGARILCAALSDTPIAKDHMLPQLEAMAFVAIEDPLRPDAKEAITYFQDNGVAIKIISGDNIVTVGAIAKRAGVDVSTSPIDATTLTTPESMADAIMQTNVIGRATPQQKLDFMEILQENKNRVAMTGDGINDVMALKRADVSIALGEGSDAALNISQIVIMDGKLTTLVDVVKEGRQVINNITRSASMFYLRTILTIFIAIFAILLNVSFPFIPLQVTLTNIFIGGLPSFLIMFEVNHNKPTKTVIQHVMQYAFPNALAIIIMWLALIIFRKPLHLNSGDIQSLNFFVNAFLSFYMLYRIFKPLNKYRTIILIVDIIGFAIATLIAFPLLEIVNFTTSHLVILAVIIGCCIPLVEIIRRTVVKIQHIRDQRN from the coding sequence ATGCATTTACCTAAAGGACTGACACAACAAGACGTACAACAACGCATCAATCAAGGCGCTATCAACACGCTCCCAAAACCAGACATCAAAACCAATGGCGAAATTATTCGCAACAATATCTGCACTCTTTTTAATCTCTTTAACCTTGTAATTGCGATTGCACTTATTCTTGTTGGTGCTTATTCTAGCATTCTTTTCATGGGTGTTATAATCTCAAACACTGCGATCTTCATCGTTCAAGAAATTCGTTCACGAAATTTAGTTCAAAAGTTAAATATTCTCATTACACCGCACACCAAGGTTGTTCGTGACGACTCCCTTATTGCTATCGAAAACGAACATATCGTGCTGGATGACATTGTTTGCTTTGAAGCAGGCAACCAAATTAGTTGTGATAGCAGTATTATTTCCGGGTTTGTAGAGGTGAACGAATCTTTACTAACGGGCGAAATAGATCCAATCGATAAGCAACCAGGAGATGTCCTGCTTTCTGGTTCGTTTGTTATAAGTGGCACATGTTTTGCTAAAGTCACCCACGTTGGAAATGACAACTATGCATCAAAGGTTACTCAAAGCGTCAAAACCGAACGGGTTATCTCGAGTGACTTGCTCAATACGTTCACATCTGTTACCAAACTAACCAGTTACTTTATCATTCCAATTGGTGCACTGCTTATGACACAAAGCTTATTGTTCCGCCATGAAACACTGTATCAATCGGTTGTTAATACAGCTTCCGCACTCTTAGGAATGCTTCCACAAGGACTTGTCCTTCTCACAACACTAACTCTGATGAGTGCTGTATTAAAACTGGGCGCACGCAAATCACTTGTACAAGACCTTTATGCAATTGAAACGTTGTCACAAATCGATGTTTTATGTCTCGATAAGACCGGAACACTTACACAAGGGCAAATGGAAGTTATGCATGTTGAACACCTCCATCCGCAATTTGAAACCTACGTGTCCGCATACATACATGCCTCTTCTGATAACAATGCGACAATGCTTGCCCTGCGTAATGAATACCGTTCCGACCAAAGTTTGCCTTTTGATTCAATAATCCCTTTCGCATCATCGCGAAAATGGGGAGCCATTAATTTCTCAAATGGCCACACGTTTATCATCGGAGCTCCCGATATTTTACTTCCAAGCCACAAACTGAGTGCGAAAATTCAAGATTTCCAAAATAACGGTGCACGGATACTCTGTGCAGCACTGAGTGATACTCCGATAGCAAAAGACCACATGCTTCCCCAACTTGAAGCAATGGCCTTCGTTGCCATCGAAGATCCCTTGCGCCCTGATGCAAAGGAAGCCATTACGTATTTTCAAGATAATGGCGTTGCCATTAAGATCATCTCGGGCGATAACATCGTTACGGTGGGGGCGATTGCGAAGCGTGCTGGCGTGGATGTATCCACCTCACCGATAGACGCAACAACACTCACAACCCCTGAATCAATGGCGGATGCCATCATGCAAACCAATGTCATTGGTCGGGCTACGCCGCAGCAGAAACTTGATTTTATGGAGATACTCCAAGAAAATAAAAACCGTGTTGCAATGACTGGTGATGGTATTAATGATGTCATGGCCCTCAAGCGTGCAGACGTATCAATCGCTTTGGGCGAAGGAAGTGATGCTGCTTTAAACATCAGTCAAATTGTCATTATGGATGGAAAACTCACAACTTTGGTTGATGTTGTTAAAGAAGGACGGCAAGTCATCAATAACATTACCCGTTCAGCATCCATGTTCTATCTAAGGACTATTTTGACCATATTTATCGCAATTTTCGCAATTCTTTTAAATGTAAGTTTTCCTTTTATACCATTGCAAGTTACGCTTACAAATATCTTTATTGGTGGGCTCCCTTCTTTCTTGATTATGTTTGAGGTCAACCACAACAAACCTACAAAAACCGTAATCCAACACGTCATGCAATATGCCTTCCCAAATGCTTTAGCGATCATTATCATGTGGCTCGCACTGATTATATTCCGTAAACCGCTCCATCTAAACTCTGGAGATATTCAATCACTTAACTTTTTTGTGAATGCCTTCTTATCGTTCTACATGCTGTATCGCATTTTCAAACCACTAAACAAATATCGTACGATCATTCTTATTGTTGACATCATTGGTTTTGCAATTGCAACACTGATTGCCTTCCCACTTTTAGAAATTGTGAACTTCACGACAAGTCACCTTGTTATTTTGGCAGTCATTATCGGATGTTGCATTCCTTTAGTTGAAATAATACGCCGAACAGTTGTTAAAATACAACACATACGTGACCAACGAAATTGA
- a CDS encoding sensor histidine kinase gives MLYWVLIATSTIALYFYTYLSVYFMSDFASLRKHGYFTLALSMILNSLLIVWSRHYHLELYRTFLSMLIIMWFTFRFSLTLNPLEVSFAAVRHVFYFFAVRSLVMSLFSFLTNIPMQTIDADSMLYTIVFQISILLAIVVLVFLKNKVLTTERLRKLLDNRSQLLFVVVMKYSLGSFLMFTAYGAKYMGNSTWYALMQFVTSLLVIGVAALSVGNSLKISEMMQYEKQTVALQKQLDLQVSHYKSYQKYTESFREFKHDYKKMLSNINALLRNNEYQKAIRLLDDMGVHLTKGVAAHREYSNDVFLDAILQAFANQCESNHINFKGIVYWNESIQVEELKVVRIFNNLLENAFDAVMLLPEGQRSIAMRSNLRDHWLDVEIINSYNGELKDGFASTKSQSKQSRGLGVKIVNETMADIGGIVNWNPETSFFKVRLSFPRTMSKDDNSL, from the coding sequence ATGTTGTACTGGGTCTTAATTGCGACATCCACAATAGCATTGTATTTTTATACCTATTTATCCGTGTACTTTATGAGCGACTTTGCTTCGCTTCGTAAACACGGATATTTTACGTTAGCACTGTCAATGATTCTCAACTCTTTGTTGATTGTTTGGTCGCGTCATTATCATCTTGAATTGTATCGAACGTTCTTAAGTATGCTGATCATCATGTGGTTTACATTCCGATTCTCTTTAACGTTAAATCCATTGGAAGTGAGTTTCGCTGCCGTACGTCATGTGTTTTATTTCTTTGCTGTCAGATCACTTGTAATGTCATTGTTTTCGTTTCTTACAAACATTCCCATGCAAACAATTGATGCTGACTCTATGTTATATACAATTGTTTTTCAAATCTCGATTTTACTGGCTATTGTTGTTTTGGTTTTCTTAAAGAATAAGGTTCTTACCACAGAACGCCTGCGTAAGTTGCTTGATAATCGCAGTCAATTGCTGTTTGTTGTTGTTATGAAGTATTCATTGGGATCATTCCTCATGTTTACTGCATATGGTGCAAAATACATGGGGAACAGTACATGGTATGCACTGATGCAATTTGTAACCAGCCTTCTCGTAATTGGCGTTGCGGCGTTGTCGGTTGGAAACTCGCTGAAGATTTCTGAAATGATGCAATATGAAAAACAAACAGTTGCACTTCAGAAACAATTGGATTTACAAGTAAGCCACTACAAGTCGTATCAAAAATACACCGAAAGCTTCCGAGAATTCAAACATGACTATAAAAAGATGTTATCAAACATTAATGCGCTTTTGCGCAACAATGAATATCAAAAAGCCATCCGCTTGTTGGATGACATGGGTGTTCATTTAACGAAAGGTGTTGCAGCCCATCGTGAATACTCAAACGATGTATTTCTTGATGCGATTCTTCAAGCCTTCGCAAATCAATGCGAGTCAAACCATATCAACTTTAAAGGTATTGTATACTGGAATGAATCCATTCAGGTTGAAGAGTTAAAAGTTGTTCGAATCTTTAATAACTTACTTGAAAATGCGTTTGATGCTGTGATGCTCTTGCCAGAGGGACAACGCAGTATTGCCATGCGCTCCAATCTTCGCGATCATTGGTTGGATGTTGAAATTATAAACAGTTATAATGGGGAACTCAAAGATGGCTTTGCTAGTACAAAATCACAATCAAAACAAAGCCGTGGATTGGGTGTGAAAATTGTCAATGAGACGATGGCAGACATTGGTGGTATTGTTAATTGGAATCCAGAAACATCATTTTTCAAAGTGCGCTTGAGCTTTCCGCGGACGATGTCTAAGGATGATAACTCTCTATAA
- a CDS encoding ankyrin repeat domain-containing protein, translating to MEQLLQAVIENKPDIVESLMMSGFSLSASDTDVNHHSLLQIALQNNNISVARILVEHKDNLNFNVPGVVENWELPILHVAIQQAMNASRFPRPEIDGPKNDGVLFNDYLRLLQEMFDQGADIHRQDSYGNLPIMRAVLDALNIDLGIVDEAFEDDLRAIFKLLIQNGASLREETSNRKSVRQMFTNNAVLTYFPR from the coding sequence TTGGAGCAATTACTTCAAGCAGTAATAGAAAATAAGCCCGATATCGTTGAAAGTTTAATGATGTCAGGTTTCTCGTTATCAGCTAGTGATACAGATGTAAACCATCATTCACTCTTGCAAATTGCCTTACAGAACAATAATATATCCGTTGCACGCATCCTTGTCGAACACAAAGACAATTTAAACTTCAACGTTCCAGGTGTGGTTGAGAATTGGGAACTTCCCATATTGCATGTCGCAATACAACAAGCAATGAATGCATCACGTTTTCCACGTCCAGAAATTGATGGACCAAAAAACGATGGTGTCTTATTCAATGACTATTTAAGACTCTTACAAGAAATGTTTGATCAAGGTGCAGACATTCATCGACAAGACTCATACGGTAACTTACCGATTATGCGTGCTGTGTTGGATGCCTTAAACATTGATCTTGGTATTGTTGATGAAGCATTTGAAGATGATTTAAGAGCTATCTTTAAGCTCTTGATTCAAAATGGTGCAAGCCTACGTGAAGAAACAAGCAATCGTAAGTCTGTCCGTCAGATGTTCACAAATAACGCGGTATTAACTTATTTTCCAAGATGA
- a CDS encoding magnesium transporter CorA family protein: MNIITYEDANNLPLPAYVIQSLRDRAELAHIRHLEALTYIILNYPSGPKNIHPVCVATDGETYNLYAHTSVLLNDDTDAYSFTDLIIQTLRNYETLIKYINAELNHYEELMDRGITKENIRHLFSINRQLIQYQTAINAIGDVTAYIRDQKPSHLWSDENASEYANIRIEINQLDQNIEMYQQIIESIVSVSDSLFSNKLNITMKRLTSITLVLSIPTLITSFYGMNIDLPFQDHPYSLAIVFVISTLLTIATVAYLYRKDFF; encoded by the coding sequence ATGAACATTATCACTTACGAAGACGCCAATAACTTGCCGCTTCCTGCCTATGTTATCCAATCACTGCGTGACCGCGCTGAACTTGCGCACATTCGTCACCTTGAAGCATTAACCTATATTATATTAAATTACCCCAGTGGGCCTAAAAATATCCATCCTGTGTGTGTCGCAACAGATGGTGAAACGTATAATTTGTATGCGCACACGAGCGTACTTTTAAACGATGATACCGATGCGTACTCGTTTACCGATTTAATTATACAAACACTGCGAAATTATGAAACATTGATTAAGTACATCAACGCTGAATTGAATCATTATGAAGAACTGATGGATCGGGGTATCACAAAAGAAAATATACGCCATCTTTTCAGTATCAATCGCCAACTCATTCAATATCAAACTGCCATCAATGCCATTGGTGATGTTACCGCATATATAAGAGACCAGAAACCATCCCATCTGTGGTCCGATGAGAATGCATCGGAATATGCAAATATTCGCATTGAAATTAACCAGCTTGACCAAAATATCGAAATGTATCAACAAATAATCGAATCCATTGTAAGTGTTTCGGATTCCTTATTTTCTAACAAGTTAAATATCACCATGAAACGTCTGACATCAATCACATTGGTACTTTCCATTCCAACGCTTATTACGAGCTTTTATGGAATGAATATTGACTTACCGTTTCAAGATCATCCCTATTCTTTGGCCATTGTTTTTGTAATCAGTACGTTGTTAACCATTGCGACGGTTGCCTATCTGTATCGTAAAGACTTCTTTTAG
- a CDS encoding TetR/AcrR family transcriptional regulator, protein MKKAPITKEHLIDIARKIVLEEGLDALSMRRVAKEANVALGSVYNYFDSKSDLVFTLVDIFWDTLFIKNIQAFENESDYPGMLRHTYERIIYNAHIYHSIFAGYYRALSVSDREESRRVHEQQLQRINTIFLKVLNNDPRVRPSIWSDTFTKDEFNRFVVRNLLESLRHGSKNIDFLIELVQLTLYGQREA, encoded by the coding sequence ATGAAAAAAGCACCAATTACAAAAGAACATTTGATTGACATTGCACGGAAAATTGTCCTTGAAGAAGGGCTTGATGCATTGAGTATGCGTCGTGTCGCCAAGGAAGCAAATGTGGCCTTGGGTTCTGTCTACAATTACTTTGATTCAAAGTCGGATCTTGTTTTTACATTGGTCGATATTTTCTGGGATACCCTCTTTATTAAAAATATTCAAGCATTTGAAAATGAATCAGACTATCCAGGGATGTTGCGTCATACCTACGAACGGATTATCTACAATGCCCATATTTATCATTCTATATTTGCCGGTTATTATCGTGCGCTGAGTGTTTCCGATCGTGAAGAAAGTCGACGCGTCCATGAGCAACAATTGCAACGTATCAACACCATATTTCTTAAAGTCCTTAACAACGATCCAAGAGTAAGGCCCTCAATATGGAGTGATACATTCACCAAAGATGAATTCAATCGCTTTGTTGTTCGTAACTTGTTGGAGTCCTTACGACATGGATCCAAGAATATTGACTTTCTGATTGAACTTGTGCAACTTACCCTATACGGACAAAGAGAAGCCTAA
- the nagA gene encoding N-acetylglucosamine-6-phosphate deacetylase: MLITNGRIYLEDRVIENGFVRIEGDKIVALGEMTSAPSYDGEILDAKGNNVLPGFIDQHIHGANGADHMDATEDALSNIAHFLPKEGTTSYLATTMTQSIEAVSKSLEAIADYADNNNGPGQAEIVGIHLEGPFISVKHIGAQNPKFVLKPTKKDFDTFWDAAAGKIKLITYAPEEAEPGFTDYLRTKGVIPSAGHTDADYQQIVDEVEHGLSNLTHFHNAMKPHHHREPGAVTAGFVRPELKAELIVDGIHLHPAVVKATYEIKGVDNVIAITDAMRAKGLPDGKYDLGGQEVTKIGKECRIASGSLAGSVAEMDFVVRNFKNFTGAPMHDIVKISSENAAKHLEIFGRKGSIAIGKDADVVIVDNDINVQTTVCRGVIGYQK, from the coding sequence ATGTTAATAACGAACGGACGAATTTATTTAGAAGACCGTGTCATTGAGAACGGTTTTGTACGCATTGAGGGTGATAAGATTGTTGCCTTAGGAGAAATGACAAGTGCTCCATCATATGATGGTGAAATTTTAGATGCTAAGGGAAACAATGTGTTACCTGGATTTATTGATCAGCATATTCATGGTGCGAATGGTGCGGACCACATGGACGCAACCGAAGATGCTTTATCAAATATTGCACACTTCTTACCAAAAGAAGGAACAACATCGTATCTTGCAACAACGATGACGCAATCAATTGAAGCAGTTTCAAAATCACTTGAGGCCATTGCTGACTATGCGGATAATAACAATGGTCCTGGACAAGCAGAAATTGTGGGAATTCATCTTGAAGGACCCTTTATTTCTGTAAAACATATTGGTGCGCAAAATCCAAAGTTTGTATTAAAGCCAACTAAGAAAGACTTCGATACGTTCTGGGATGCAGCTGCAGGTAAAATCAAATTGATTACCTATGCACCTGAAGAAGCAGAACCAGGATTCACAGATTACCTACGTACTAAAGGTGTAATTCCTTCAGCGGGGCACACCGATGCTGATTATCAACAAATCGTTGATGAAGTAGAACATGGACTTTCAAACCTAACGCATTTCCATAATGCGATGAAGCCTCACCATCACCGCGAACCCGGTGCTGTAACGGCAGGATTTGTTCGACCAGAACTTAAGGCTGAACTTATTGTTGATGGTATTCACCTTCATCCTGCTGTTGTTAAGGCAACATATGAAATTAAGGGTGTTGACAATGTCATTGCCATCACCGATGCCATGCGTGCTAAAGGGTTGCCAGATGGCAAATATGACCTTGGTGGACAAGAGGTTACGAAAATTGGAAAAGAGTGCCGTATTGCCTCAGGATCACTTGCTGGTTCTGTAGCTGAAATGGACTTCGTTGTTCGTAACTTTAAAAACTTCACAGGTGCTCCAATGCATGATATCGTGAAGATCTCCTCAGAAAATGCTGCCAAACATTTAGAAATTTTTGGTCGCAAAGGAAGTATTGCAATCGGTAAAGATGCTGACGTTGTAATTGTTGATAATGACATCAACGTCCAAACTACGGTTTGCCGTGGTGTTATTGGATACCAAAAATAA
- a CDS encoding zinc ribbon domain-containing protein YjdM encodes MSLPNCPKCDSEYTYEDRELYVCPECAHEWNELSEAANQIKDAHGTVLADGDDIIVIKDLKVKGSSNPLKQGTKVKNIKLVEGDHNIDCRIDGFGSMSLKSEFVKKA; translated from the coding sequence ATGAGTTTACCAAATTGTCCAAAATGTGATTCTGAATACACATACGAAGATCGCGAATTATATGTCTGCCCTGAATGTGCTCATGAATGGAATGAGCTGTCAGAGGCTGCAAATCAAATAAAGGATGCGCATGGAACAGTACTCGCTGATGGGGATGATATTATTGTCATTAAAGACCTTAAGGTTAAAGGCAGCTCAAATCCATTAAAGCAAGGTACCAAAGTTAAGAACATTAAACTTGTTGAAGGTGATCATAATATCGATTGTCGTATTGATGGGTTTGGAAGCATGAGTTTGAAATCAGAGTTTGTGAAGAAGGCATAG
- a CDS encoding FAD-binding oxidoreductase — translation MKKVAIIGGGIVGATCAFYLSQSGHDVVLYDGDKAQATRAAVGIICPWVSQRRNMAWYELARDGADFYQKLIRDIPNQTFYQQNGTLITHERLLPRLYELAKQRSLESPIIGVPQLVYGDAIASMMPSSLNCEEGLFIPGGAQIDGALLVDTLLDACQQLTLVKRNVVIVDGKIEGQSFDHIVVASGAWINEVCGDMFAVYPQKGQLLEMSEGVTKDGNYPVFMPQGELDILFGADGKVVIGASHENDKGFDVTRDFRVEERLLAEAKVWMPSLQQNEISGYRVGTRAYTRDFTPFYGPLDASQHIYVASGLGSSGLTTGPIIGYRIAQSIAGEPIDFSKLNPTQYLKTNI, via the coding sequence ATGAAAAAAGTAGCAATTATTGGTGGTGGCATTGTGGGTGCGACGTGCGCATTCTATCTTTCACAAAGTGGACATGATGTCGTTTTATATGATGGTGATAAGGCACAGGCAACCCGTGCGGCCGTGGGGATCATTTGCCCATGGGTGAGCCAACGCCGCAATATGGCGTGGTACGAACTTGCGCGTGATGGGGCTGATTTTTATCAAAAGCTGATTCGTGATATTCCCAATCAGACATTTTATCAGCAAAATGGTACATTAATTACACATGAACGTTTGTTGCCACGTCTGTATGAACTGGCCAAACAACGCAGTTTGGAATCGCCCATAATTGGCGTGCCACAGTTAGTTTATGGTGATGCAATTGCGAGCATGATGCCAAGTTCCTTAAATTGTGAGGAGGGTTTATTCATTCCGGGCGGTGCCCAAATTGACGGTGCACTGCTTGTGGATACGCTGTTGGACGCTTGTCAACAACTCACACTTGTGAAACGCAACGTCGTTATAGTTGATGGTAAGATTGAAGGACAATCTTTTGATCATATTGTCGTTGCTTCAGGGGCGTGGATTAATGAGGTATGTGGCGACATGTTTGCAGTTTATCCTCAGAAAGGGCAACTCTTGGAAATGAGCGAGGGTGTCACCAAGGATGGTAATTATCCTGTATTTATGCCACAAGGTGAACTGGATATCTTGTTTGGTGCCGACGGAAAAGTTGTTATCGGCGCCTCTCATGAGAATGATAAAGGTTTTGATGTAACTCGCGATTTCAGGGTCGAAGAAAGATTACTTGCTGAAGCTAAAGTATGGATGCCATCGTTGCAACAAAATGAAATCAGTGGTTATCGGGTTGGTACTCGGGCGTATACTCGTGATTTTACGCCTTTCTACGGTCCACTGGATGCATCACAGCATATTTATGTTGCCAGTGGGTTGGGCTCTTCAGGATTAACAACCGGACCCATCATTGGCTATCGCATTGCGCAAAGTATTGCCGGGGAGCCTATCGATTTTTCAAAATTGAATCCCACCCAATATCTTAAGACTAACATTTGA
- a CDS encoding VOC family protein: MKLNNIMLYYDDLDSVIPFWVDILGFTLESDVVEGIRRIEITVNDGVNLVFFMKDDIRVVSPEVPLTTPSLMFFSIDLEKDHLHLQSNGILVGDIVTHGNQKVFNFRDLEENYFAITSQ; this comes from the coding sequence ATGAAACTAAACAATATAATGCTATATTATGATGATTTGGATAGCGTCATTCCATTTTGGGTTGATATCCTTGGATTTACGCTGGAGTCTGATGTCGTTGAGGGCATCCGCCGTATCGAAATTACAGTTAATGATGGGGTTAATTTGGTATTCTTTATGAAGGATGACATTCGCGTGGTCAGTCCTGAAGTACCTCTGACTACACCATCGCTCATGTTTTTTTCCATTGATTTGGAAAAAGACCATCTCCATCTGCAATCAAATGGAATTTTAGTCGGTGATATTGTTACTCATGGCAATCAAAAAGTATTTAATTTTAGGGATTTAGAGGAGAACTATTTTGCAATCACATCACAGTAG
- a CDS encoding LexA family transcriptional regulator, translated as MTLQELVAIFRERNGLSLEEVGDAVGVSKSTVSRWESGAIKKISKENQQRLSEVFSIDVGEYLDYYFFKPVLGVVKAGYDLLADQHIEAYEQVSKQDYDRGDYFLRVKGDSMIGSRIYDGDLIFVKRVTDVESGDIAVVLINGDEATVKKVVKKDNLLILEASNPDYETRYYNAKDVAMIPIQIIGKVLNVRVTF; from the coding sequence ATGACACTCCAAGAACTGGTAGCAATTTTTCGTGAACGTAATGGTCTTTCACTTGAAGAAGTTGGGGATGCGGTTGGCGTTAGTAAATCAACGGTTTCGCGTTGGGAATCGGGTGCAATCAAGAAAATTTCGAAAGAGAACCAACAGCGATTGTCTGAAGTGTTTTCAATCGATGTTGGTGAATATCTTGATTACTATTTCTTCAAGCCGGTTTTGGGTGTTGTAAAGGCAGGTTATGACTTGTTAGCAGACCAGCATATTGAAGCTTATGAACAGGTTTCAAAACAAGATTATGATCGCGGAGACTATTTCTTGCGTGTTAAGGGAGATTCAATGATTGGATCGCGCATCTATGATGGCGACTTGATTTTCGTGAAACGCGTTACGGATGTTGAAAGTGGGGATATTGCCGTAGTTCTCATTAACGGTGATGAAGCGACCGTAAAAAAAGTTGTCAAAAAAGACAACTTACTTATTTTGGAAGCTAGCAATCCTGATTATGAGACGCGCTATTATAATGCAAAGGATGTTGCAATGATTCCGATTCAAATCATTGGTAAGGTGCTGAATGTTCGCGTGACATTCTAA
- a CDS encoding glucosamine-6-phosphate deaminase, whose translation MKLFVVKDNQEGAELGYNIIREELENGRLNVFGLATGSTPISLYDRITASDLDFTNVVSINLDEYIGIGADHDQSYHYFMNEHFFSKKPFKANYLPNGLETDAAKECARYNAIIAENPIDVQILGIGENGHIGFNEPGASFDSLTEKVSLTESTIEANARNFASIDDVPRYAYSMGIKSIMSAKKIILFAYGEKKADAIHAMLEVAPSTDCPASALQNHADVIVIADEKAAAKLTNK comes from the coding sequence ATGAAATTATTTGTAGTTAAAGATAATCAAGAGGGAGCAGAACTTGGTTATAATATTATTCGCGAAGAATTAGAAAATGGACGTTTGAATGTTTTTGGTTTGGCTACCGGAAGCACACCTATTTCCCTATACGATCGCATTACCGCAAGTGATTTAGACTTTACAAATGTAGTCTCAATCAACCTTGACGAGTATATCGGTATTGGAGCAGATCATGACCAAAGCTACCATTACTTTATGAATGAGCATTTTTTCAGCAAAAAACCATTCAAAGCAAATTACTTACCAAACGGATTGGAAACAGACGCAGCAAAAGAATGTGCCCGTTACAATGCAATCATTGCTGAAAACCCAATTGATGTCCAGATTCTAGGAATTGGAGAAAATGGCCACATTGGTTTCAACGAACCAGGTGCATCATTTGATTCATTAACAGAAAAAGTATCATTAACTGAAAGCACAATCGAAGCCAATGCCCGTAACTTCGCATCAATCGATGATGTTCCCCGTTATGCATACTCAATGGGAATCAAATCCATTATGTCCGCTAAGAAAATTATCTTATTTGCATATGGAGAAAAGAAAGCCGATGCAATTCACGCGATGCTTGAAGTAGCACCATCAACTGATTGCCCTGCAAGTGCATTACAAAATCACGCTGACGTCATCGTCATTGCCGATGAGAAAGCAGCAGCAAAACTTACGAATAAATAG
- a CDS encoding LytTR family DNA-binding domain-containing protein — MINIYLCDDDQDIIDQYRYLIKRYAMSRSLDINLEVFYRGEELLFHLEDHLGSPDIIFMDIFMDDMNGIETARRLRDMGINAQIVFLTTSSDFVFEAFDVRSFNYLIKQDTDEERFREVLSKVITHVEKRAPDFFDCSFGAESRRIPYKDITHFEIYRRVMRVHYNGDEYFDFYETMDNLAVSLEEKGFVRVHRSFLVNLRHIVLFKNQAIRLTSEIELPLGKAYQVQVKEAFNEFVSENWSE; from the coding sequence ATGATTAATATTTATCTATGTGATGATGATCAAGACATAATTGATCAGTATCGATATCTCATTAAACGTTATGCGATGTCGCGTTCTTTAGATATTAATCTTGAAGTATTTTATCGCGGAGAGGAATTACTCTTTCATCTAGAAGATCATTTGGGGAGTCCAGATATTATCTTTATGGATATCTTTATGGACGATATGAATGGTATCGAAACGGCAAGGCGCCTTCGTGATATGGGGATTAATGCACAAATTGTATTTTTAACGACATCTTCAGACTTTGTGTTTGAAGCTTTTGATGTCCGCTCATTTAATTACTTAATTAAACAAGATACCGATGAAGAACGATTTAGGGAAGTTTTAAGTAAGGTGATTACACACGTAGAAAAACGTGCACCCGATTTCTTTGATTGCTCTTTTGGTGCTGAGTCACGCCGTATTCCTTATAAGGATATTACGCACTTCGAAATTTATCGCCGTGTTATGAGAGTTCATTATAATGGTGATGAGTATTTCGACTTCTATGAAACAATGGATAATCTTGCTGTATCGCTCGAGGAAAAAGGATTTGTGCGCGTGCACCGTTCCTTCCTTGTTAATTTGCGTCATATTGTATTGTTTAAGAATCAAGCGATTCGTTTAACAAGTGAAATTGAATTGCCATTAGGGAAGGCATACCAGGTCCAAGTTAAAGAAGCCTTTAACGAGTTTGTTTCAGAAAACTGGAGCGAATAA